One genomic segment of Bacteroidota bacterium includes these proteins:
- the nadE gene encoding NAD(+) synthase: protein MQTTKIIGHIVDWLNSYCEQTRLNGFVIGISGGIDSALTSTLCAETGKQLLCLNMPIRQHKAEYDRGSEHINWLLKKYPNVTSLEVDLTAAFEQLENTYPADIQDWLTMANTRARLRMTTLYAFACNKKLLVAGTGNKVEDFGVGFFTKYGDGGVDLSPIADLMKSEVRALAKELGVVESIITAAPTDGLWADGRTDEDQIGAKYDELEWAMKHIESNTNTELNDRQKKVLEIYTRLNKINQHKMNPIPVCMIPKSFF, encoded by the coding sequence ATGCAAACAACTAAAATTATTGGCCACATTGTAGATTGGTTAAATTCTTATTGCGAACAAACTCGCTTAAATGGATTTGTAATAGGCATTTCCGGAGGAATAGATTCTGCACTAACATCTACACTATGCGCAGAAACCGGCAAGCAACTACTCTGCTTGAACATGCCCATTAGGCAGCACAAAGCAGAATACGATAGAGGTTCCGAACATATTAATTGGCTTTTAAAAAAATACCCGAACGTAACTTCTTTAGAAGTAGATTTAACAGCTGCATTTGAGCAATTAGAAAATACCTACCCTGCAGACATTCAAGACTGGCTTACCATGGCAAATACACGTGCACGATTGCGCATGACCACACTATATGCCTTTGCATGCAATAAAAAATTATTGGTTGCCGGCACAGGAAATAAAGTAGAAGATTTTGGCGTAGGCTTTTTTACAAAATATGGAGATGGAGGGGTTGATTTAAGTCCTATTGCCGACTTAATGAAATCGGAAGTGCGTGCGTTGGCCAAAGAATTAGGTGTTGTAGAATCAATTATAACAGCTGCTCCAACAGACGGATTATGGGCAGACGGTAGAACAGACGAAGATCAAATTGGCGCTAAATACGATGAGTTGGAATGGGCAATGAAACATATTGAATCTAATACAAACACGGAGTTAAACGATAGACAAAAAAAAGTACTGGAAATATACACGAGACTAAACAAAATTAATCAACACAAAATGAATCCAATTCCGGTTTGTATGATTCCAAAAAGTTTTTTTTAA
- a CDS encoding outer membrane beta-barrel protein, producing MKLTKLLTLFTAILLVQTCFAQEKENNMKNFRFGLKVTPMLAWFRPDGTKVIESDGVKAKFGYGLMTEFRLNKNISFATGIGADYEGGKLNYKDSAVYYALDNNILDIKEDTAGKKYAIYLLNNREFNVSYLNIPITLKMKTGDIGGITYYGLFGGDLGIRLKAKATDKKTDLQVPSGFNYDTENINITKDMNILRICLNVGAGLEYNLAGTTSLVVGVNYRRGFLSAPKSTSDQLRKGKTKTSFSQPAPGDAFLLTVGVLF from the coding sequence ATGAAATTAACTAAACTTTTAACACTTTTTACAGCAATCCTACTTGTACAAACTTGTTTTGCTCAAGAAAAGGAAAATAATATGAAAAATTTTCGCTTTGGTCTAAAGGTTACACCAATGCTTGCGTGGTTTAGACCAGACGGCACCAAAGTAATTGAGAGCGATGGAGTAAAAGCAAAATTCGGATATGGTTTGATGACAGAGTTCAGATTGAATAAAAACATTTCTTTTGCAACCGGCATAGGAGCTGATTATGAAGGAGGGAAATTAAACTACAAAGATTCTGCAGTTTATTACGCGCTTGATAATAATATCCTAGACATAAAAGAAGATACTGCAGGCAAAAAATATGCTATCTACCTTTTAAACAATAGAGAATTTAATGTTTCGTATTTAAATATTCCAATTACCTTAAAAATGAAAACAGGTGACATTGGTGGAATTACCTATTATGGTTTGTTTGGAGGAGATTTGGGAATTCGCCTAAAAGCAAAAGCAACAGATAAAAAAACCGACTTACAAGTGCCTTCCGGATTTAATTATGACACCGAAAACATTAACATTACAAAAGACATGAATATATTGCGCATTTGCTTAAATGTTGGTGCCGGACTAGAATATAATTTGGCAGGCACAACATCGTTAGTAGTTGGCGTAAACTACAGAAGAGGTTTTTTATCTGCACCTAAAAGCACTTCCGATCAGTTAAGGAAAGGGAAAACAAAAACTAGTTTTTCTCAGCCGGCCCCGGGAGATGCATTTTTGTTGACAGTTGGGGTATTGTTCTAA
- the gldC gene encoding gliding motility protein GldC, with product MKTSEIKFTVTMDENKLPIGIKWESSDSTEKGDCKSVMISLWDKNEENTLRIDLWTKDFLVDEMKQFFHQNLLSMAATFERATGEDKIMNDLRDYAAHFAEKMKLSVDKK from the coding sequence ATGAAAACATCCGAAATAAAATTTACCGTTACCATGGACGAAAATAAACTTCCCATTGGTATTAAATGGGAGTCCTCCGATAGCACTGAAAAGGGAGATTGTAAGTCTGTAATGATTAGTTTGTGGGATAAAAACGAAGAAAACACACTAAGAATAGATCTGTGGACCAAAGATTTTTTGGTTGATGAAATGAAACAATTTTTCCATCAGAATTTGCTATCCATGGCAGCTACATTTGAGCGGGCAACCGGAGAAGATAAAATAATGAACGATTTACGTGATTATGCCGCTCACTTTGCCGAGAAAATGAAATTGTCGGTAGATAAGAAATAG
- a CDS encoding gliding motility-associated C-terminal domain-containing protein, whose protein sequence is MNTTLRVLLLVSLPFFKLFAQPTFYINDTEVSVTTGGLIHVNGDLHHVGQTFASLTNNGTITLKNSTNPGSIYLLSNGGSFTQGNGLYQVEQDWVNDAGITQFIAGTSTVEFYSSTAEQFIRGSQRTEFNNVVLTGTGTGAARRKTILLDTIWTSTTGVLTLNDRELATDSFVFKVKNPSPAAVTNSTTYLSEGFVSSIKASSGMEGSLMRLTNSTSSYLFPVGSAVGTTRYRPIEITPQNAVNANYAVRFVNKDATVDGYNRTAIDTTICSVLPDYYHVINNLDLTTNLTTNTPPASVKVYYDAATDGGVWDGIGNWNAPLAANWNNMGAVTASAATPYNSLEKNSWSTFNNPQYALIRYVPERPVITCIDSICPWNTNNQFTASATGPTFTWTSALGTTITNGQGTSNMAVDWNDTAGFVTVFQTVANGCTSKVSMCKVNIATLPIAAYDTLVKGLFGNNYSFVDSSKRGATFFWDLGDGVTTQEQNPKHLYEAAGTYTVMQVVTNLKGCKDTAYKVIEVGEGLIIPNVFTPNKDGTNDEFYIPNSGVKTFYIEIYDRWGLKVFESSSDEIRWDGRSIAGVMCSDGTYYYNLKAELHSGKEFDVQGFLSLLAGRSKN, encoded by the coding sequence ATGAATACAACTCTACGTGTTTTATTGTTAGTAAGTTTGCCTTTTTTCAAACTGTTTGCACAACCAACTTTTTATATTAATGATACCGAGGTATCTGTAACCACAGGAGGTTTGATACATGTAAATGGAGATTTGCACCATGTAGGGCAAACCTTTGCCAGTTTAACAAATAATGGAACAATTACACTTAAGAACAGTACAAATCCGGGGTCAATTTATTTGTTGTCTAATGGAGGTTCTTTTACTCAAGGTAATGGACTTTATCAGGTAGAGCAAGATTGGGTTAATGACGCGGGTATAACACAATTTATAGCGGGTACAAGCACAGTTGAGTTTTATTCTAGCACGGCAGAACAATTTATCAGAGGTTCTCAGCGTACTGAGTTTAATAATGTAGTATTAACGGGTACAGGAACCGGAGCTGCAAGAAGAAAAACAATTTTATTAGATACAATTTGGACTTCTACCACAGGGGTTCTTACGCTTAACGATAGAGAATTAGCAACAGACTCATTTGTTTTTAAGGTTAAGAATCCATCTCCTGCTGCTGTAACAAATAGTACAACTTATTTAAGCGAAGGGTTTGTTAGTAGTATAAAAGCCTCCTCCGGTATGGAAGGCAGTTTAATGCGATTAACAAATTCTACTTCATCTTATTTATTTCCGGTAGGCTCTGCTGTTGGTACAACTCGATACAGACCTATAGAAATTACTCCTCAAAATGCGGTTAATGCAAATTATGCGGTTCGTTTTGTAAACAAAGATGCCACTGTGGATGGATATAATCGAACGGCTATAGATACTACTATTTGCAGCGTATTGCCGGATTATTACCATGTGATAAATAATTTAGATTTGACAACGAATCTTACAACTAACACTCCTCCTGCATCCGTAAAGGTATATTACGATGCGGCTACAGATGGTGGTGTTTGGGACGGAATTGGAAATTGGAATGCTCCGTTGGCGGCTAATTGGAATAATATGGGAGCAGTAACTGCATCCGCTGCAACACCTTACAACTCATTGGAAAAAAATTCTTGGAGCACTTTCAATAATCCACAATACGCACTTATTCGTTATGTGCCTGAACGCCCTGTTATTACTTGTATAGATAGTATTTGCCCTTGGAATACAAACAATCAATTTACAGCTTCCGCTACCGGACCAACTTTTACATGGACATCTGCCTTAGGAACTACCATTACTAATGGACAAGGCACTAGCAATATGGCTGTGGATTGGAATGATACTGCAGGTTTTGTTACCGTGTTTCAAACAGTTGCAAACGGATGTACTTCTAAAGTTTCTATGTGTAAGGTAAATATTGCTACACTTCCTATTGCAGCTTATGACACGCTTGTAAAAGGTTTGTTTGGCAATAACTATTCTTTTGTAGATAGCAGCAAAAGAGGTGCCACTTTCTTTTGGGATTTAGGGGATGGTGTTACAACGCAAGAACAAAATCCAAAACATTTGTATGAGGCAGCTGGAACATATACCGTAATGCAAGTTGTTACCAATTTGAAAGGCTGTAAAGATACCGCATACAAAGTTATTGAAGTGGGAGAAGGGTTGATTATACCTAACGTGTTTACGCCTAATAAAGATGGTACAAACGATGAATTTTATATTCCGAACAGCGGTGTAAAAACTTTTTACATAGAAATATACGACAGATGGGGTTTAAAAGTGTTTGAGTCCAGCTCTGATGAGATTAGATGGGATGGACGGTCCATTGCAGGTGTTATGTGTTCTGATGGAACTTATTACTATAACTTAAAAGCAGAATTGCATTCGGGTAAAGAGTTTGATGTGCAAGGCTTTTTAAGCTTATTGGCAGGTAGAAGTAAAAATTAA
- a CDS encoding DUF5389 family protein, which produces MDINKANNNKPFWFVFLLVANILPIFLWPLIFFSSIFLFDAPGSHTSTWIVFILMNSYPLVLIGNCIFSYKTYTKNPRRSMLLLSGSLGVILFLTLYIIFM; this is translated from the coding sequence ATGGACATAAATAAAGCAAATAACAACAAGCCGTTTTGGTTTGTGTTTTTACTAGTTGCCAATATTTTGCCAATTTTTTTGTGGCCATTAATTTTTTTTAGTTCTATATTTTTGTTTGATGCTCCCGGCTCACATACATCAACTTGGATTGTATTTATTTTAATGAATAGTTATCCATTGGTGTTAATTGGTAATTGTATTTTTAGCTATAAAACATATACTAAGAATCCTAGGCGCTCAATGCTTTTATTATCAGGCTCTTTAGGGGTAATCCTTTTTTTGACTTTGTATATAATATTCATGTAA
- a CDS encoding SBBP repeat-containing protein, translated as MKKIYLSLFGLFALSINAQVWNWAARLNDNTATPVWAFDVAIDNSGNIFTTNNFYGNNSICASTFTCSGNKDIFLSKYSSSGSCLWTVQAGTANTASSLDDQTTGIGVDNSGNVYIAGIIKGVATFGDSTVSSVPTTSEDIFLAKYNSSGVLQWVRSFGSSNPDLVNDLVVDSNGDCYLTGNMAGILGATNYSFGSSTFTGTGFLAKFDSNGNKQWIKNAAYQGNTLAIDNSSNVYIAGNSTTFSMGSLDKIDTIIVPTLGTALMNDIYIAKFNSSGSALWAEVMGGTATDNPISIDVDATGNIALTGTFTGSAMFGVNTFSSSVAATNAFVAKLSTNGSVLWATQVITAIGATIDEVLFDGSGNILFTGGMNSGSNIGGSYPSPNGSISPLYLAKFDGSGSLTAYEHNVGFCYGRALAKNGSNFVLSGSLNGSNCTFGSSTISTSGFNTTCFLASFNPSNMTLSPSAISANDKPIELILAPNPTNGMMSLQFATSYSEGRSISVYNLVGEKLIDNISFDAHVSLDLSSLSSSIYLLNIQEGDKSVSKRVVVQH; from the coding sequence ATGAAAAAAATTTACTTATCTCTTTTCGGATTATTTGCGTTGAGTATTAATGCTCAGGTATGGAATTGGGCTGCTCGGTTAAATGATAATACCGCAACGCCTGTATGGGCTTTCGATGTTGCTATTGATAATAGTGGCAATATATTTACTACCAATAATTTTTATGGTAATAATTCCATTTGCGCTTCCACTTTTACTTGTAGTGGAAATAAAGATATTTTTCTTTCAAAATACAGCAGCTCTGGTTCCTGCCTTTGGACTGTGCAAGCAGGTACTGCTAACACAGCCTCTAGCTTAGATGATCAAACAACAGGTATAGGTGTTGATAATAGCGGTAATGTTTATATAGCAGGAATAATAAAAGGAGTTGCTACTTTTGGTGATAGTACAGTTTCGTCTGTGCCAACTACATCAGAGGATATTTTTTTAGCAAAGTATAATTCGAGCGGGGTATTGCAATGGGTGCGTTCTTTTGGTTCTTCCAATCCTGATTTGGTTAACGACTTGGTGGTAGATAGTAATGGAGATTGTTATTTAACGGGCAACATGGCAGGGATATTGGGTGCGACCAATTATTCTTTCGGTAGCTCAACATTTACGGGAACAGGCTTTTTAGCAAAATTTGACTCCAATGGAAATAAACAATGGATTAAGAATGCCGCATATCAAGGTAATACACTGGCAATTGACAATTCGAGCAATGTATATATTGCAGGTAACAGTACAACCTTTTCGATGGGAAGTTTGGATAAAATTGATACAATTATAGTTCCTACATTGGGTACCGCATTAATGAATGATATTTATATAGCGAAATTTAATTCTTCTGGTAGTGCTTTGTGGGCTGAGGTGATGGGAGGTACTGCTACGGATAATCCCATTTCAATTGATGTGGATGCCACAGGTAATATAGCTTTAACCGGCACATTTACCGGTAGTGCTATGTTTGGTGTTAATACATTTTCTTCTTCTGTTGCAGCAACTAATGCATTTGTTGCCAAACTTAGCACTAATGGATCTGTTTTGTGGGCTACACAAGTAATTACCGCTATTGGAGCAACAATTGACGAAGTATTATTTGATGGCTCTGGTAATATTTTATTTACAGGCGGAATGAATTCCGGGTCAAATATAGGAGGTTCATATCCGTCTCCTAATGGTTCAATAAGCCCTTTGTATCTTGCAAAGTTTGATGGCTCAGGAAGCTTAACTGCCTATGAACATAATGTAGGTTTTTGTTATGGAAGAGCATTGGCAAAAAATGGAAGCAATTTCGTTTTAAGTGGTAGTTTAAATGGTTCGAATTGCACTTTTGGTTCTTCAACTATTAGCACATCAGGTTTTAATACCACATGTTTTCTTGCGAGCTTTAATCCATCAAATATGACTTTATCGCCTTCTGCAATCAGTGCAAATGATAAGCCAATTGAATTGATTTTAGCGCCAAATCCAACAAATGGAATGATGAGTTTGCAATTTGCAACGTCTTATTCAGAAGGAAGAAGTATTTCAGTTTATAATCTAGTTGGAGAGAAATTGATAGATAATATTTCTTTTGATGCACATGTATCGCTTGATTTGTCAAGTCTTTCAAGTAGTATTTATTTATTAAATATTCAGGAGGGTGATAAATCTGTTTCTAAACGGGTGGTAGTTCAACACTAG
- a CDS encoding T9SS type A sorting domain-containing protein, producing the protein MLLAVKVLNATQLSNDTNQCGYTKRALNAIQQSNSTTQTSKYDVVYTKLNLWLNPDTNYINGYASHYIIALQNLDTLVFDFSDSLSIDSIIYHHVSTNYIRANNTISIPIGNKITTGTLDSIKIYYSGAPAKTGFGSFNRSQHNGTNILWTLSEPFGAKDWWPCKISLSDKIDSMDIVITTPSYYRAASNGLLVAETTIGNQTTSHWKTNYPIEPYLVGISITNYTIYYNYYIKNSDTLKIWNYVYPENITTAQQETAEIVKHLHLFDSLLIPYPFGKEKYGHAQFNWGGGIEHQTMSFVSSFNKSLLAHELAHQWFGDMITCASWEDIWLNEGFATYLEGLTQQYIYKQNWMLWKKNKINSIISLPDGSVMCNDTTDINRIFSGRMSYSKGAYLLHMTRWVLGDSIFFKSLKNYLTDTLLKYKYAKTSQLIAHFEETSGKNLQTFFNQWYYQEGHPSYTVSWGFADETLTLLINQTTSHTSISFFEMPVPIYIKGVAGKDTLLILNNTYSGQKFEVPLSFIPKEIIFDPDLWILSANNKVQRISELNNDDNRILVYPNPAKNEITIELVNFYKPIDQIELINILGQKVFRSAFPGVNNTVIIPIDNIDKGSYYLRVLTATNHAIKKIIKY; encoded by the coding sequence TTGCTATTAGCTGTAAAAGTGCTAAATGCAACACAACTATCCAATGACACAAATCAGTGTGGTTACACAAAACGTGCATTAAACGCTATTCAACAGAGTAATTCTACTACACAAACAAGCAAATACGATGTAGTATATACAAAACTTAATCTTTGGCTAAACCCCGACACTAATTACATAAACGGCTATGCATCGCATTATATTATAGCCTTACAGAATTTAGATACATTGGTTTTTGACTTTTCGGACTCGCTGTCAATTGATAGTATTATCTACCATCATGTATCAACCAACTATATTCGGGCAAACAATACAATTAGTATCCCTATTGGAAATAAAATTACAACGGGCACACTTGATTCGATAAAAATTTACTATTCCGGAGCACCTGCAAAAACAGGGTTTGGTTCATTTAATAGATCGCAACATAATGGTACAAATATTTTATGGACGCTCTCTGAACCTTTTGGCGCAAAAGATTGGTGGCCATGTAAAATTAGCTTATCAGACAAAATTGATTCGATGGATATTGTAATTACAACACCATCTTATTATCGTGCTGCTTCTAACGGATTACTGGTAGCAGAAACTACAATCGGAAACCAAACAACATCACACTGGAAAACCAACTACCCTATAGAGCCTTATTTAGTGGGAATATCAATAACCAACTACACTATTTACTACAACTACTATATCAAAAATTCCGACACGCTAAAAATTTGGAATTACGTATATCCCGAAAACATTACTACTGCGCAACAAGAAACAGCTGAAATTGTAAAACACCTGCATCTTTTTGACAGCTTACTAATTCCCTATCCATTTGGCAAAGAAAAATATGGACATGCTCAATTTAACTGGGGAGGAGGAATTGAACACCAAACAATGAGCTTTGTTTCAAGCTTTAACAAATCTTTATTAGCGCACGAACTGGCTCATCAATGGTTTGGAGATATGATTACTTGCGCTAGCTGGGAAGACATCTGGCTAAACGAAGGATTTGCAACCTACTTGGAAGGGCTTACACAACAATACATTTACAAACAAAATTGGATGCTTTGGAAAAAAAACAAAATCAATTCCATAATTTCTTTGCCGGATGGAAGTGTAATGTGCAACGACACTACTGATATAAACAGAATATTTAGTGGCAGAATGAGCTATTCTAAGGGGGCGTATTTGTTACACATGACAAGGTGGGTGTTAGGAGATTCTATTTTTTTTAAATCGCTAAAAAATTATCTTACTGATACTTTATTAAAATATAAATACGCCAAAACCTCACAATTGATAGCGCATTTCGAAGAAACAAGCGGAAAAAACTTGCAAACATTTTTTAATCAATGGTATTACCAAGAAGGGCACCCAAGCTATACTGTTAGCTGGGGTTTTGCAGATGAAACACTTACGCTGCTTATTAACCAAACAACTTCACATACATCCATTTCTTTTTTTGAAATGCCTGTACCTATCTACATTAAAGGAGTTGCAGGCAAAGACACACTGCTTATACTTAACAATACGTACTCCGGACAAAAATTTGAAGTACCACTATCTTTCATTCCTAAAGAAATAATTTTTGATCCTGATTTATGGATACTATCCGCAAACAATAAAGTGCAGCGAATTAGTGAATTAAACAATGACGACAACAGAATACTAGTTTATCCTAATCCTGCAAAAAATGAAATTACAATTGAACTAGTAAATTTTTATAAACCCATTGATCAAATTGAATTAATCAATATTTTAGGACAAAAGGTATTTAGAAGCGCTTTCCCAGGTGTAAACAACACGGTAATTATACCTATTGACAATATAGACAAGGGCTCGTATTATTTAAGGGTGCTAACTGCAACAAACCATGCAATAAAAAAAATTATAAAGTATTAA
- a CDS encoding heavy-metal-associated domain-containing protein: MKKIGFYFLFVVYVFVNSLYAQIVSVNIGINGLTCSACSYGTERSIRKLDFVKDLQMDLNSKTAQIQLVPDVVVDFHALAQKVVDAGFSVRHVKAKINFNEGKFIDDFIYNSNNLTILFVDVSKDKLSGEREIVFLDKDFTSAKEYKKWKVKVTELRNKGKALENIYIATF; this comes from the coding sequence ATGAAGAAGATTGGATTTTATTTTTTATTTGTAGTATATGTGTTTGTAAATTCACTGTATGCTCAAATTGTATCTGTAAATATAGGTATAAATGGACTTACTTGTTCAGCCTGTTCCTATGGAACAGAGCGGTCTATACGCAAATTAGATTTTGTAAAAGATTTGCAAATGGATTTGAATTCCAAAACAGCTCAAATACAATTGGTGCCCGATGTTGTTGTAGATTTTCACGCATTGGCTCAAAAGGTTGTAGATGCAGGGTTTTCGGTGCGACATGTAAAAGCAAAAATTAATTTTAACGAAGGAAAGTTTATAGATGATTTTATCTATAATTCCAACAATCTTACCATCTTGTTTGTTGATGTTTCAAAGGATAAATTATCGGGAGAGAGAGAAATTGTTTTTTTGGACAAAGATTTTACGAGTGCCAAGGAGTATAAAAAATGGAAAGTTAAAGTAACTGAATTAAGAAACAAGGGTAAAGCCTTGGAGAATATTTATATAGCTACATTTTGA
- a CDS encoding T9SS type A sorting domain-containing protein, whose product MIKHFVSLGFMLAFVVAFSQNTTSSLSASKEDFYKNIEQQKKDGVHKRRVNHSVKRFKRWESFQKGRIAEDAGFYDPSILFSEYKKNKLSVNKNSATGNWSSLGPSNVELFNFSNYPGIGRVNGIFFHPSDSNTFWVGTPDGGLWQTTNGGQTWSCNTDLLPNLGISDMAINPQNPNTMYVATGDKYGYVGSSSGFWGGTYSSGILKSTDGGNTWNTSGLSYSFNNLRQIHRLLMHPTDTSTLFAATTNGLMKTVNAGATWVSKSGGLFYDIEFNVTNPARMYASGQHDIYLSTDTGNTWTKVAANACGGSRLSLATTAADSTIVYALCGDVNGEVFKSTNAGSSYSSLSNATIYFDVYTTVLEASPTNKNVVFVGDYEMQKSTNGANSWITLANDGSNNDYIHVDYHDIKFAPWNSNVLFACTDGGVYKSADGGATWLDLSNGLAITQMYRLGGTQGNVDYMLCGAQDNGTYLYRNGSWSHIPLGDGMDCAFDPNDTSIYYVSYQNSGMYDSWGNDISYNQGCTTCPWVTTIVTNPQKTSTIYTLTDDLGYSTDYGQSWNWISVPTGNELTHLVISPQDTNIIYTFTDKRIYKTINYGSSWTDVTGNLPTSGVNITGITISDVNPNHVWISFGGFNASKKAYYSSAGGATWTSISTGIPNIPVNCILHQNGANDVLYAGTDLGVYYKDNTMSSWMPYNTGLPNVIVNEMEIQYGLGKLRAATFGRGLWETSLHNYQPPNGIMEQTSAINNLQVYPNPVSGNMLNGNYYTSKETTATITLYNSMGQTIKSIKTDTKPGINYFNMDFTGLAKGAYVAEVKTPYGIKRENIIR is encoded by the coding sequence ATGATTAAACATTTTGTTAGCCTCGGCTTTATGCTGGCTTTTGTAGTTGCCTTTTCACAAAACACCACCTCCTCCCTTTCTGCTTCCAAAGAAGATTTTTACAAAAACATAGAACAGCAAAAAAAAGATGGCGTGCATAAGCGCAGAGTAAACCACTCTGTAAAAAGATTTAAGCGTTGGGAGTCGTTCCAAAAAGGTAGAATTGCTGAAGATGCCGGATTTTATGACCCTTCTATTCTATTTTCAGAATACAAAAAAAACAAACTTTCCGTAAATAAGAACAGTGCTACAGGCAACTGGTCATCACTAGGTCCTTCAAATGTTGAGTTGTTTAATTTTTCGAATTACCCTGGAATTGGACGCGTGAATGGCATTTTCTTTCACCCATCCGATTCAAATACATTTTGGGTAGGCACACCTGATGGAGGCTTGTGGCAAACCACAAATGGCGGGCAAACTTGGAGCTGTAATACCGATTTACTGCCCAATTTGGGTATTTCGGACATGGCAATAAACCCCCAAAATCCAAACACGATGTACGTTGCAACAGGCGACAAATATGGATATGTAGGATCATCCAGTGGCTTTTGGGGCGGAACATATAGTTCGGGTATATTAAAATCTACCGATGGTGGTAATACCTGGAATACGTCAGGCTTATCTTATTCTTTTAACAACCTACGACAGATACATAGGTTGTTAATGCATCCCACAGACACTTCAACTTTATTTGCTGCAACTACCAATGGATTAATGAAAACCGTAAATGCCGGGGCTACTTGGGTATCTAAATCGGGCGGACTATTTTATGATATCGAATTTAATGTTACCAATCCGGCTAGAATGTATGCCTCCGGACAACACGACATTTATTTATCAACAGACACCGGAAATACATGGACAAAGGTTGCAGCCAACGCTTGTGGAGGCTCAAGACTTTCTTTGGCTACTACCGCTGCAGATTCAACTATTGTGTATGCACTTTGCGGAGATGTAAATGGAGAGGTTTTTAAATCGACCAATGCAGGAAGCAGTTACAGTTCTTTATCCAATGCTACTATTTACTTTGATGTATATACAACCGTTTTAGAGGCATCTCCTACAAATAAAAATGTAGTATTTGTAGGAGATTATGAAATGCAAAAATCTACCAATGGGGCCAATTCATGGATTACGCTTGCGAATGACGGCTCTAACAATGATTATATACACGTAGATTATCATGATATAAAATTTGCTCCATGGAATAGCAATGTTTTATTTGCTTGTACAGATGGAGGTGTTTACAAAAGTGCCGATGGAGGTGCTACTTGGCTTGACTTAAGTAACGGGCTTGCTATTACACAAATGTATCGGTTAGGTGGCACACAAGGAAATGTAGATTATATGCTTTGTGGGGCACAAGATAATGGCACGTATCTTTACCGTAATGGCTCTTGGAGCCATATCCCATTAGGAGATGGCATGGATTGCGCTTTTGACCCCAACGACACTTCAATATATTATGTTTCTTACCAAAATAGCGGCATGTACGACTCTTGGGGAAATGACATATCGTACAATCAAGGATGCACTACTTGCCCTTGGGTTACAACTATTGTAACTAATCCACAAAAAACCTCAACAATATATACCCTTACAGATGATTTGGGTTACTCAACAGACTATGGTCAAAGTTGGAATTGGATTAGCGTGCCAACAGGGAACGAACTTACACACCTAGTTATTTCTCCGCAAGACACCAATATTATTTACACATTTACAGATAAGCGCATTTACAAAACCATTAATTACGGCAGCTCGTGGACAGATGTAACAGGAAACTTACCAACTTCGGGAGTAAACATTACCGGTATTACAATAAGTGATGTAAACCCAAATCATGTTTGGATTTCGTTTGGTGGATTTAATGCATCAAAAAAGGCATATTATTCAAGTGCCGGAGGAGCTACATGGACAAGTATCTCCACAGGCATTCCGAACATTCCTGTAAATTGTATTCTACACCAAAATGGTGCAAACGATGTGCTTTATGCAGGAACTGACCTAGGCGTATATTACAAAGACAACACGATGTCTAGCTGGATGCCCTATAACACAGGACTTCCGAATGTAATTGTAAACGAAATGGAAATTCAATATGGCCTAGGGAAGCTAAGGGCTGCTACATTTGGCAGAGGATTGTGGGAAACAAGCTTACATAATTACCAACCACCCAATGGAATAATGGAGCAAACAAGCGCAATCAACAATCTGCAAGTATATCCGAATCCTGTTTCCGGAAATATGCTAAATGGCAACTACTATACATCTAAAGAAACAACAGCAACAATTACTTTATATAACAGCATGGGGCAAACTATAAAATCAATAAAAACCGACACGAAGCCAGGAATCAATTATTTCAACATGGATTTTACGGGATTAGCAAAGGGGGCTTATGTTGCAGAAGTAAAAACTCCGTATGGTATAAAACGAGAAAATATAATCCGATAA